Part of the Pagrus major chromosome 9, Pma_NU_1.0 genome, ACTGTCTCTGCAGCCATCTGGCAGAAAACAAGCTACTCGTAGCCCTGAGAGGTCCACATTGACATTGGCATGCCTTATTATACTCTCAAATGTCACACTTGTTATGCCATTCGGTTTTTGTATGCGATTACTGTTGGCTTTGTTTGGATCAGACAAGACTTTTCTTTGaatatttgtgttgtgtttgtgcacatcTTGTGCTTGGCACTCTCCCGTTTAATGAATGTGaatggtgttttgttttcaggtttCTCCCACTCAGCTTTCACCTTTGGCATTGAGAGCCACATCAGCCAGTCCAACATCAATGGAACACTAGTGCCCCCTGCAGCCCTCATCTCCATCCTGCAGAAGGGGCTTCAGTATGTGGAGGCAGAAATCAGCATCAATGAGGTGAGGGCAGAGACCTGTTGTTACTGACTCtcacagatgttttctgttgctTAATGACAAATGGACAGACACAACATGCCAGGTTAACATGTTCAAATGTTTGTATTGTAGAAGAAGCAGGAAACACTCGCTTCTATAAATAATCACATTGCCCCATGATGCGTCATTAACTGCCTTTGTCCTGACAGGATGGTACAGTCTTCGATGGTCGACCAATCGAGTCGCTGTCGCTCATCGACGCAGTCATGCCAGATGTGGTGCAGACGCGGCAACAAGCCTTCCGTGACAAGTTAGCCCAACAACAGGCGGCCTGTGCCAACGCAGCTTCGACCTCTGGAATCCAGTCGAACACACCAAAGAATGGAGAAGCCACTCTCAACGGAGAGGAGAACGGCACTCACAACATGAGTAAGTTGACTCTTTAGTACTTTACTGAACTGACTGAAATGATGTGATCAAAAAGTAAtaaagtggagtaaaaagaaaGGGACAAGCAGACAAGTCTCTAGTTTCTCGACCTGCAGCTCATAATAAACTGTATTTCTATTGAAATTTTAGATGATATAAGGAGCTTTTTGGCAAAAGTGTCAAGAATGAAGCTTCAACAGGGCTCCCATGGATCATGAGTTTTTCAGTTTGAGGGAAAATAAATATGGCCTTTTCAAGTTTTTGGAAATGGACATGGGTCATTGAAAGTGCTTTGAATTCATGTCACTTGTGCAAGAATACAAATTGAAGTTCTTcttgatatatatttttaaattgttgtttgaGGTTCTCCAAAGCCGCCTTgttctcattaaaatgttttcactggtGTAACAGCAATTAACCTTGATATGTGCCTCAAAAGCTGTGTTGGCTCCTTGAAATTTCAGGGATTTGGGCCTAGAAAATTCAAAGTAAAATAGCTGGTTTCTTATTAAAATTTACCGTATCTGTTGTTACTTTTAactcacattatcatcaccatggCAGAATTACAACATTGACTCTCAGTGTTTTCTCAGTTTCAAATAGAAATGGTGCATGCAACGACTGCATGAATAATACACAGTTATATCCACAGTATTATATGAATCTGTATGAAGAACAGGGGCGAGAATTCAAAGACAAGGCAGCAGCTACTCTTCCCACACTGTGTTTTGGCTCTGTGCTTTCATAAGAAAACAGCCTAGAAGTTGCATCCTTAAACCTACCAAACACAGATGACCTGCCATAATTAGCGCACAGCTttacacagagaaacaacaacagccgTGTGGCTTTCACAGAATGTGATATCGTTCGCAGCTTCCTCTTTGAGTGAAACCAGAGAGGTGTAGATCAGGTGGAACTCTAAACAAGGGGAAGAGGAGTGGATGTTTGTGTCAACACATCACCTAGAAATTTAATTTGAACGTGTGGAAGACAACAGGAAGAGTCGGGTGTAAGAAAAGTACACAGGGAAGCTTTCACATAATCTTGAGGCTAGATTCTTTACTGTGGCTGGGTTCTCATTATACTGTGATAATTGTGTGCACTCCAAGTGGGTCAGTATTTTCAGACggagataaataaaaatagctCTGCCATATAGCAACCAAAACttattattgattttctttgatATCTTCCTGTTATTTAAAGGCAGCCCTTCACCTcctttaacatttgttaacaatTCATATTCATAGAGGTGATCAGCAGTTTATCTATACCACTCTTAAAGGGTTATTCTGTTATTTTAATGGTCTATGGTTACATATTTTGGTGTATAAATGACTACAAGTACAAAAggttttggaatcggtccagtagatcgccttAATCTGGCAGCTGCATAAATGCAATGGTTGCAACATAAACCTTACTTACATTATTCTCTGACAACACTATGGGAAGGATTTAGATAGAGATGTACCAGTTATTGAAAGCgtaaaatcctttttgtttaatcagaaaatgtatCGCTCtcttcaaagccaccagactccattgacaaaaacagtaatttaacCACGCAGAATACTGGAGTTGTTGGTCTAACGCTGCCTTGATTGGTTAAGTAGTTTGTGATATTGTGTTACCTTTTAACACATTAGTTCAGACCCAgagcccaggtttaaaaataccgtAATCATCCTTCAGGCTTGCTGACAAGTGCaggcatgtgtgtttgcatgcatgtgttgatgcatatataaatatgtgtgtgcCCACTCTCCTCAGATAACCACAGTGAGCCCATGGAGATGGATGTAGATGTGGAGATACCAGCCAGTAAAGCCACAGTGCTGCGAGGCCACGAGTCTGAAGTGTTCATCTGTGCCTGGAACCCTGTCAGCGATCTGCTGGCCTCAGGGTGAGTCTCTGTCTGTGCTGAAACTGATCTTAATTCACGCTGGATGAGTCATATTATATCGTATGCACGctttggcttttattttggaagatATATGGCTTTATAAGATCCACCGCTGACAGCTTATGTTCCAATAATCTTTTGACCCCCCCTCCTGCTGCGTTGGTATTCTGTTCAGCTCGGGGGACTCCACCGCTCGGATCTGGAACCTGAACGAGAACAATAACTCCAACTCCACCCAGCTGGTGCTGCGCCACTGTATCCGAGAAGGTGGCCAGGATGTCCCCAGCAACAAAGACGTCACCTCACTAGACTGGAATGTAAGTTCCTGATCATCCGTCCACATCTCTCCTATTCTAGCTTTACCTTGTGGAAAACGGACTGAGCAGCTGAGGACGGTTAAATAACAGGTTTGTTATCTTTCCCTCCAACAGAGCGACGGGACTCTCCTGGCAACGGGCTCATATGATGGATTTGCTCGGATATGGACAAAGGATGGTATGTCCTCCATCGTTCCAACATGGTGTTGTTTCATTAGGTTTCTGGCATTGTGAATAATGCAACATCTGTGACATGTTCTGGAGGGATCTTTTTTCACAAGAAATTAATATGGGTCTTATCCATTAGGAAATCTGGCAAGCACCTTGGGACAGCACAAAGGGCCCATATTTGCACTCAAGTGGAACAAGAAGGGGAACTCTATTCTCAGTGCTGGTGTAGATAAGGTATGTCagacagtttttctttcttttaacaGACACAAAGAATAATAAAGCTCAATTAAATGTCTTtagaataacattttttttggtgTCCATAAACTACCATGCAAACTGCTCTGTGTTAACAGTTAATCTTCTTTACGGTATAAAGTCGATACAGCCAGAGAACCCTGAAATTATTAATGTCTTGCATATGTtattaaatatttcacaatatTATATCATAGCGTCGTTTTAGCATGGAGCCAAATCTATTagataaaactttattcataATTAAGTGAGAC contains:
- the tbl1x gene encoding F-box-like/WD repeat-containing protein TBL1X; this translates as MSITSDEVNFLVYRYLQESGFSHSAFTFGIESHISQSNINGTLVPPAALISILQKGLQYVEAEISINEDGTVFDGRPIESLSLIDAVMPDVVQTRQQAFRDKLAQQQAACANAASTSGIQSNTPKNGEATLNGEENGTHNMNNHSEPMEMDVDVEIPASKATVLRGHESEVFICAWNPVSDLLASGSGDSTARIWNLNENNNSNSTQLVLRHCIREGGQDVPSNKDVTSLDWNSDGTLLATGSYDGFARIWTKDGNLASTLGQHKGPIFALKWNKKGNSILSAGVDKTTIIWDAHTGEAKQQFPFHSAPALDVDWQNNTTFASCSTDMCIHVCRLGNDRPLKTFQGHTNEVNAIKWDPSGMLLASCSDDMTLKIWSMKQESCVHDLQAHSKEIYTIKWSPTGPGTSNPNSNIMLASASFDSTVRLWDVERGVCIHTLTKHQEPVYSVAFSPDGKHLASGSFDKCVHIWNTTTGALVHSYRGTGGIFEVCWNGTGDKVGASASDGSVCVLDLRK